Proteins from a single region of Nomia melanderi isolate GNS246 chromosome 9, iyNomMela1, whole genome shotgun sequence:
- the LOC143174904 gene encoding uncharacterized protein LOC143174904 has product MGEDMWRLWFTKLLLLAALLIAAAQGSLSEDADSLPDVRAHRQERDLQGVTTVLLVSAKPGKSVPPVGLLTKTARTFVQDGASTEFATQVLGTTLDNGRLYARILSTSSRVFYDKEPSPDTPRPYVVYPSRAPSDDWQFRVALEDTPIKALKEIEAPITADSKQTSDHEEDSEKAATKLDELSRENDIFSRRELNADPQRFKPAKVRPADNLPTFTVKHEYVSSNFDNLEEDPPKTFRPRLPKIFKPQPKAPAQKKLDIKPLATVTYHGFADFTTTVGETVIVFSPSTSPAPVGRPATTIKGDATLRPDDGVAVLKIRPTSVVPAQQKTVEHPSLEQPSMKVGSGDPLLDAINGANIQPSVTEDFETESATTSTEPLLLVPDIDSKSVKPTGLLKVVDSTTSTDGTTTHYKSMIYGTYIGTNYAQIIHTSSNVYFFPDEATATYDTEDTTVDYGTTVTDDDEDEQETTSEMPVGTTPRIITTSEESLPEVNELTTPFRDTTDSVLTTLKDILESARRVLGTTESVRPTLDDEIPNDIVPGDPQGRSIKGGSPKNDIGQKHKNIFDDQEEKATLATRLLPSTVYKTFTYFTTFFIPDGAQTTTSVRSREVVSSEVSYLTELITPNSTATPILPTAVTESTMTQTTPLVSTMEEEQTTKQDEEIELIFKTLYTTYTYLTTFFQENTSSVSSREVVETNVITQTVGPKGVSAVVADLFEKDQPIFIAPTKVSEPILPTVMPQQIEKGTEKYPTTLEQTTEDTLTTLQEQDTTTDQNIPTEPGTTPNEYEDTRQTVPDLEPSPTPAMPTEAVREQIKTYYTTYTYFTTIFVDDETEIETRTEVFTNVVTETIQPTAVLPVIQETFAATTPTEEPPKPAVPPGILAYLEAIQRQKSQEEALKLAKKVQQEAAHQVEEIPAVEEVKAETTELPTTLEDQPTTENPFRGIEVIAQVTPNPPVDGEILGSMITDVVSSSSSGGGTVLDLMDKRNAVPEDQELSESNHHDVEPAPTLLLQTSYTTFTYFTTMYKGDESNVVSRLETVTNVATETIRPTAVAPVETSTLPVTYFTTFTYWTTFYKGGDTVTTSREETVSNVVTPGVTPTPTVELGIIMTYRPNSEPIEETSVKVEESKVTADNEVTPSDIVPIENSKSEEVEKTIPVDVTSSVAAPSIVEATTTSPEPTTYYTTYTYFTTSYIGNETILNSRLETVTSVSIPEVVTTQPVATGRAIDGPVFQQALATEEKPVTPSKVTEQPKVGLISTTRSSQVNDGTTTHYMTDVHGTYIDGLYAQVVESSTSIETPPLPSTTVATPVLPTGVLSLNKGSVVDADEVTTIFFTTKQIGTLFDGLYAKVIESTSSTKIDEERKATIPPTHGHRTGLVRLIHGQIENNGTTTFYQSKVIGTSIEGRYAQIIESTSSFLSATPTLNIAPTATQPPAKPTDLPEISPSPAVIQSSLSEDPTTESPDQDDNSEQNEENDEDDEDGKDGQSSKKKSRLTFSTRKRSFTPAIRPFASRNRPTFNPKRKGAQGATTITRTDITPTITATLAGKANRFASSRGRISSPIGPYSSTLSPSGSRRFNGRRGGPSSTTPAVSGSTRGRAQPRISPSSVFQGNRRGPTSIRGSSARAATRGSSSAYPGASTRFRSPIRPSSTLLRGQATVRHDDQENDANEFTTTTLVTEETPYTEDFDGGETVTIPLQTTTESSRRSTNPLLRFRRPINLNNSGRTGTTPKPPTTPRRNGNLNKPTAPSVPKVTNSRANGRAAPISTRPRQGGPGIFPPRGLFGKKQELPTGEQIDPNEDLEGEGEENFEDEAVEEISDNDYEGSEHEDRTTNVNRRSGKSIKTAVQIRPFTRGRRVRRQASQLRAYSSRFRRPGAKAEEKSDATEATTNKEDTAKSAPKPIARYNNRGRSLTTSRPPPKSANNPEKSSAESTELSQSKVRPRAKTNGDRSAASRIKPSPTSGNGRQFTLREKDGTGSSRSNYKRPNSSGSRNNGRTTSNSERVRPPRLRNGASKSSETTNTRRVPPSRATSRSSGRNGSRRTSSRTRGSLEDIRESPTIYPDYDGTITVTHYVPTEVTIPVVNNGITEQRNIITAQPSTEVLGPSQYSTVAGGDGRSLVVIVSEVTGTNPQGQTEVTRFLLHETSTTRVSHTLTTLGGRRASQSVIVPTTVYSVENVVSTIQPSLPGNAPLANILLSQLLLGQLGQANPLLQPQGTPSTQYNTRTTSYVTTITKQQSTVIPLTFRGKEILTTLVDTSTDVVTATEFITDTVVVTPTAALPAANLNSLLLLLQQPQQPSKNSNPLLDSVFAAPPFTQSNTLPGEVERRHQPADSDYKQDSYEYSEEDDDVQEYHKSSRPRNGRGKSNDKKEDHSSQAKEESSVVTLYVSGRRPGEFSTVLSTVKVGEMVSPTRRRRDADHTVEVRPSVPPSLHAGPEEIATLAGSEDSLDAHAPTESLESVVGDVGRHLSTSIRT; this is encoded by the exons ATGCGGATTCGTTACCAGATGTTAGGGCGCATAGGCAGGAAAGGGACCTCCAAG GGGTGACCACGGTTCTCCTAGTCTCGGCCAAACCCGGCAAGTCCGTTCCGCCGGTCGGCCTGCTCACCAAAACCGCGAGAACGTTCGTGCAGGATGGCGCTAGCACGGAATTCGCTACACAGGTGCTGGGCACCACTCTCGACAATGGTCGCCTGTACGCTAGAATCTTGTCCACGTCGAGTAGAGTCTTCTACGATAAAGAACCCAGTCCAGATACACCTAGACCCTATGTAGTTTACCCGTCGAGAGCACCTAGCGATGACTGGCAGTTCAGGGTAGCTCTAGAAGATACGCCCATCAAAGCTCTAAAAGAGATCGAGGCGCCGATCACCGCGGATTCTAAACAGACATCTGATCACGAAGAGGACAGCGAAAAGGCAGCGACGAAGTTAGACGAACTGTCTAGGGAAAATGATATCTTCAGCAGGCGAGAGCTCAATGCCGACCCTCAGAGGTTCAAGCCAGCTAAGGTTCGACCTGCTGATAATCTACCGACGTTCACCGTTAAACACGAGTATGTCTCCAGTAACTTTGATAACTTGGAAGAGGATCCGCCGAAGACGTTCAGGCCTCGATTACCGAAGATCTTTAAACCTCAGCCTAAAGCTCCCGCGCAAAAGAAGCTTGATATTAAGCCATTGGCTACAGTGACTTACCATGGATTTGCTGACTTCACTACCACCGTGGGTGAAACTGTTATCGTTTTTTCTCCTAGCACTTCGCCGGCACCCGTCGGACGACCTGCTACTACGATCAAAGGAGACGCCACTTTGAGACCCGACGATGGAGTTGCTGTGTTGAAAATCAGACCCACAAGCGTTGTTCCTGCTCAGCAGAAGACTGTGGAACATCCAAGCTTGGAGCAGCCTAGTATGAAAGTTGGATCGGGCGACCCACTTTTGGATGCTATTAATGGAGCTAATATTCAGCCCAGTGTCACTGAAGACTTTGAAACTGAATCTGCGACCACGTCCACTGAACCTCTTCTTTTGGTGCCTGACATAGATTCGAAGTCTGTGAAACCTACTGGGCTGCTGAAGGTTGTGGACTCCACGACATCCACGGATGGTACAACCACTCACTACAAGAGCATGATCTACGGAACTTATATTGGTACAAACTATGCCCAGATCATTCACACGTCTTCAAACGTGTACTTCTTCCCTGACGAAGCTACCGCCACTTATGACACCGAGGACACTACTGTGGATTACGGAACTACCGTCACggacgacgacgaagatgaACAGGAGACTACTTCTGAAATGCCAGTAGGCACCACGCCTAGAATTATCACCACTAGCGAAGAAAGTTTGCCAGAAGTGAATGAACTGACGACTCCATTCAGAGACACCACTGACAGTGTATTAACTACTTTAAAGGACATCTTGGAAAGTGCTAGGAGAGTTTTAGGAACAACTGAATCAGTCAGGCCCACGTTGGATGACGAAATACCGAATGATATTGTCCCTGGAGATCCTCAAGGCAGAAGTATCAAAGGTGGCAGTCCCAAGAACGACATTGGGCAAAAACATAAGAATATATTCGATGATCAGGAAGAAAAGGCGACTCTAGCTACTAGACTCTTGCCGTCCACAGTGTACAAGACCTTCACGTACTTCACCACTTTCTTCATTCCTGATGGCGCCCAAACTACCACCTCAGTACGTTCCAGAGAAGTGGTATCGTCGGAAGTATCTTATTTGACAGAGCTAATTACACCTAACTCAACTGCCACCCCTATTCTTCCTACTGCAGTAACTGAATCAACCATGACTCAGACAACACCATTGGTCAGCACAATGGAGGAGGAGCAAACAACCAAGCAGGATGAGGAGATCGAGCTAATATTCAAGACTCTATACACCACTTACACGTATTTGACAACTTTCTTCCAAGAGAACACGTCCAGTGTCTCCAGTAGAGAGGTCGTTGAAACGAATGTTATTACTCAGACAGTTGGACCTAAAGGTGTCTCGGCTGTGGTGGCAGATTTGTTTGAGAAGGATCAGCCTATCTTCATAGCTCCCACTAAGGTTTCAGAACCAATTTTGCCAACGGTTATGCCTCAACAGATCGAAAAAGGAACTGAGAAGTATCCGACCACTTTGGAGCAAACAACAGAGGACACACTGACCACTCTTCAGGAACAAGACACTACAACTGATCAGAATATTCCTACAGAGCCTGGAACGACTCCGAACGAATACGAAGATACTAGACAAACTGTTCCTGACCTAGAACCTAGTCCAACACCAGCAATGCCAACAGAAGCCGTCAGAGAGCAAATTAAGACCTACTACACGACGTATACCTACTTTACCACCATCTTTGTTGATGATGAAACAGAAATCGAGACTAGAACCGAAGTATTCACTAATGTCGTCACTGAGACGATCCAACCAACTGCTGTTCTACCTGTTATACAAGAAACCTTCGCTGCAACTACTCCTACAGAAGAACCACCTAAGCCAGCAGTTCCTCCAGGAATCCTGGCTTATTTGGAAGCTATTCAGAGACAGAAATCTCAGGAAGAAGCGCTTAAACTGGCAAAGAAAGTTCAGCAGGAGGCAGCTCATCAGGTTGAAGAGATTCCAGCCGTGGAAGAAGTTAAAGCAGAAACCACGGAACTTCCAACTACTTTAGAGGATCAACCAACGACTGAGAACCCATTTCGTGGTATAGAAGTGATTGCTCAAGTGACACCCAATCCTCCTGTCGATGGAGAAATACTTGGCTCCATGATTACTGATGTAGTGTCCTCATCCAGTTCCGGTGGAGGTACAGTTCTAGACTTGATGGACAAGAGAAATGCGGTTCCAGAGGATCAAGAGCTGTCCGAGTCGAACCATCATGACGTAGAACCAGCGCCCACTCTTCTTCTTCAAACAAGTTACACGACCTTCACATACTTCACGACGATGTACAAAGGTGACGAGTCCAACGTGGTCAGCCGATTGGAGACTGTCACCAACGTTGCCACCGAGACTATCAGACCAACTGCTGTGGCACCTGTAGAAACCAGTACCCTGCCAGTGACGTACTTCACGACCTTCACTTATTGGACTACGTTCTACAAAGGTGGGGACACAGTGACGACAAGTCGAGAAGAGACTGTCAGTAACGTGGTGACTCCAGGTGTTACCCCTACACCTACCGTAGAGCTTGGAATTATTATGACTTACAGACCAAACTCGGAACCTATTGAAGAAACCTCTGTCAAAGTCGAAGAGTCTAAAGTTACGGCTGATAATGAAGTGACACCATCAGATATTGTTCCAATCGAGAACTCGAAGTCAGAGGAGGTGGAGAAGACAATTCCCGTAGATGTCACCTCTTCTGTTGCGGCGCCTAGTATTGTTGAAGCTACTACCACTTCTCCTGAACCTACTACGTATTATACAACTTACACTTATTTCACGACCTCGTATATTGGTAACGAGACTATATTGAACAGTAGATTGGAAACTGTCACTAGTGTCTCTATACCTGAAGTGGTTACTACGCAACCAGTTGCTACTGGCAGAGCAATCGATGGACCAGTGTTTCAACAGGCTTTGGCAACTGAAGAGAAACCAGTTACGCCGTCAAAGGTTACCGAACAACCTAAAGTCGGTTTGATCTCGACTACCAGGTCCAGTCAAGTGAACGACGGTACAACAACACATTATATGACCGACGTACATGGTACTTACATTGATGGTTTGTACGCCCAAGTCGTTGAAAGTTCAACATCGATTGAAACACCACCTTTGCCATCAACGACTGTCGCCACTCCTGTTCTACCAACTGGTGTCCTGTCTCTCAATAAAGGTAGCGTAGTAGACGCCGACGAAGTGACAACAATCTTCTTCACCACAAAACAGATTGGTACCTTGTTCGACGGTCTCTATGCTAAAGTGATCGAGAGTACTTCAAGTACGAAGATCGACGAAGAGAGAAAGGCCACCATTCCACCTACTCACGGTCACCGAACTGGACTGGTAAGACTGATACACGGTCAAATCGAGAACAATGGTACAACGACGTTCTACCAATCGAAAGTAATTGGCACCAGCATTGAAGGCAGATACGCACAGATCATCGAGAGCACTTCTAGTTTCTTGTCAGCAACGCCAACCCTCAACATTGCTCCGACAGCGACACAGCCACCTGCAAAACCAACAGATTTACCAGAGATCTCTCCTTCGCCGGCAGTAATTCAGTCTTCGCTATCGGAAGATCCTACCACGGAATCTCCTGATCAAGATGACAACTCTGAGCAAAACGAAGAGAACGATGAAGATGACGAAGATGGTAAAGATGGACAAAGTTCGAAGAAGAAGTCTCGATTGACATTCTCGACCAGGAAGAGGTCGTTCACACCAGCTATCAGACCGTTTGCTTCTAGAAACAGGCCAACGTTCAATCCCAAGCGCAAGGGTGCGCAGGGTGCTACCACAATTACCAGGACAGACATAACTCCGACTATAACAGCCACGTTAGCGGGCAAGGCTAACAGATTTGCTTCGTCCAGAGGTCGAATCAGTTCTCCAATTGGACCTTACTCTTCAACCTTGTCCCCATCAGGCTCCAGAAGGTTCAACGGTAGGAGAGGAGGGCCTTCTAGCACAACTCCCGCCGTATCAGGAAGTACCAGAGGCAGAGCGCAACCCAGGATATCTCCTTCCTCAGTGTTCCAAGGGAACAGAAGAGGACCAACATCGATCAGAGGTTCTTCAGCAAGAGCTGCGACCCGTGGATCGAGTTCCGCTTATCCTGGAGCATCCACCAGATTTCGATCACCCATCAGACCCTCCTCGACACTATTGAGGGGCCAGGCAACCGTCAGACACGATGATCAAGAAAACGATGCTAACGAGTTCACTACCACTACGTTGGTCACCGAGGAGACTCCATATACCGAGGACTTTGATGGCGGCGAGACTGTGACTATACCCCTGCAGACCACTACAGAATCATCTAGAAGATCCACAAATCCTTTACTCAGATTCCGTAGGCCAATTAATTTGAACAATTCCGGGAGAACTGGCACTACTCCCAAACCTCCAACGACACCTCGTAGGAATGGCAATTTGAATAAACCTACCGCGCCATCCGTCCCTAAAGTGACGAACAGCAGGGCAAATGGCAGAGCTGCTCCGATATCTACCAGACCACGACAAGGTGGGCCTGGTATATTTCCGCCTAGAGGACTATTTGGAAAGAAACAAGAGTTACCTACCGGGGAGCAGATAGATCCGAATGAGGATTTGGAAGGCGAGGGAGAGGAGAATTTCGAGGATGAAGCCGTGGAAGAGATATCCGACAACGACTACGAGGGATCGGAGCACGAGGACAGAACCACGAATGTCAACCGACGTTCCGGGAAGTCCATAAAAACGGCTGTACAGATCAGACCATTTACTCGTGGCAGAAGGGTCCGCCGTCAAGCGAGTCAGTTGAGAGCGTATTCGAGTCGTTTCCGTCGGCCGGGCGCTAAGGCTGAAGAAAAGTCTGACGCCACTGAGGCGACCACCAACAAAGAGGACACGGCAAAGTCCGCGCCCAAACCGATCGCTCGTTACAACAACCGTGGAAGATCGTTGACCACATCTCGGCCGCCGCCAAAATCCGCGAACAATCCAGAAAAGTCATCAGCCGAGTCTACGGAGTTGAGTCAGAGTAAGGTCAGGCCTAGAGCGAAGACGAACGGCGATAGGAGCGCTGCGTCCAGAATAAAACCATCCCCGACATCCGGTAACGGTAGGCAATTCACTCTAAGAGAGAAAGACGGGACCGGTTCGAGTCGATCGAACTATAAACGGCCTAACTCTTCAGGGTCTAGAAACAACGGGCGCACGACGAGCAACTCGGAGAGGGTGAGGCCCCCGAGGCTGAGGAACGGAGCGAGCAAATCGTCCGAGACGACCAATACGAGGCGGGTGCCGCCATCTCGCGCTACGTCGAGATCGTCGGGTAGGAACGGTAGTAGGAGAACGTCGTCGCGGACCAGGGGTTCCCTCGAGGACATTAGGGAGTCGCCGACGATTTATCCCGATTATGACGGTACGATCACAGTGACCCATTACGTCCCAACCGAGGTGACGATTCCCGTGGTGAACAACGGCATCACGGAGCAACGTAACATCATAACTGCTCAGCCGAGTACCGAGGTGTTAGGCCCCTCTCAGTATAGTACCGTAGCAGGTGGAGACGGCAGGTCGCTGGTAGTAATCGTTAGCGAGGTAACCGGTACTAACCCCCAAGGCCAGACCGAGGTCACCCGATTCTTGCTTCACGAGACATCCACCACCCGGGTATCCCATACGTTGACCACTCTAGGCGGTCGCAGGGCCTCGCAGTCGGTGATAGTGCCCACGACCGTCTACTCTGTAGAGAACGTAGTTTCGACGATACAACCCTCGTTGCCCGGGAACGCGCCCCTCGCGAACATATTGCTGTCACAGCTGCTTCTCGGTCAGTTAGGTCAGGCTAACCCCCTGCTGCAGCCGCAGGGCACGCCGTCCACGCAATACAACACGCGCACCACCTCGTACGTCACCACGATAACGAAGCAGCAGAGCACTGTGATTCCACTCACGTTCCGCGGTAAGGAGATCCTGACGACCTTGGTAGACACCTCGACCGACGTGGTCACCGCGACTGAGTTCATCACCGATACGGTGGTCGTGACGCCCACCGCAGCTCTGCCAGCTGCCAATCTGAACTccctgttgctgttgctgcaaCAACCCCAGCAGCCGTCGAAAAACTCGAATCCCTTGCTGGACTCGGTGTTCGCCGCTCCTCCTTTCACCCAGAGCAATACTTTGCCCGGTGAAGTAGAGAGGAGACATCAGCCAGCTGACTCCGATTACAAACAAGACAGCTACGAATACTCCGAAGAGGATGACGATGTGCAAGAGTATCACAAGTCGTCCAGGCCGCGCAACGGTCGTGGAAAGTCGAACGACAAGAAAGAGGACCATTCTAGCCAGGCCAAAGAAGAGTCCAGCGTAGTCACTCTGTACGTTTCCGGCCGGAGGCCCGGGGAGTTCAGCACTGTTCTTAGCACTGTGAAGGTCGGCGAGATGGTCAGCCCTACCAGGAGGCGAAGGGACGCCGACCATACCGTCGAGGTGCGACCTTCCGTCCCGCCGTCTCTACACGCGGGACCGGAAGAGATCGCTACGCTGGCGGGGAGCGAGGATTCGCTGGACGCGCACGCGCCGACAGAGAGTCTCGAGAGCGTAGTGGGTGACGTCGGACGGCACCTTTCCACGTCCATTCGCACCTAA